AAAAGGCTCTGGCGGAAGCGGAAGACAAACTGCGCACCGAATACGGAATCAAGGCGAAGTCCGACTATGTTATAGAAACTTCAAAATCCAAAATGTACCTCATCTTGACGCCGGAGGAAATCCTGAAAATAGAAGCCCAAAACAAACTGCAAAAATAGAAAACCCCGCTTCTTCAAAAAAACGCCGCGACCGCGGCGTTTTTTTGCGCCCCGACAGGCGCGGCAAGCCAAATAAATCCCCCGCCCGCAGACACACAAGCCGCGCGGCGACGCCGCCGCGAAAAAACCGCCGAATTATTGCGGCGAAAAAAATGAAAAAATTTTTCCGAAAAACGCTTGACAAAAAATTTAACACTACCATAAAGGTCATCATTATGTTTTTAAATTTTAACAACGGCGAATTTTTCGGAACACAGTGTAGAAGCTGTCGAAGCCGCAACCGCAAACGAATGCGCGGGGCGGCGGTAATCGCCGTGTATTGAGGAATAGTGGGCTTAACGTTCAACCTAACCTTTTTCCGTTCCGCTTTCCCCGACAAACGCAAAAACCGCACGCACCCTTTCCGCCGCCCGACGCCCCGACTCAATTTTAAACTTAAAGACTACTATTTTAATAATATATAAGGAAACCACTAAAATGAAAAACAAAAAAGCACTTCTCGCATACGCGCTCCTCGCGCTTTCCCCCATTACCTACGCGGCGTCTTCGGAAGCCGCAGTCGAAGCAAACGCGGCTCCCGCAGAAAAAGCGGAAGCCCCCAAAGCCGCCCCCGAAAAGGGCGCGCCGCTCCCGCTTCTTACAATAGACGGCGTGGGAGGGGTAGTTCTCACGCCGATAGCGTACCTCGTAAATCCGGGGGCTGAGGGAACGGAAATCGGGCTTCCGTCAATCGGGGCGACATACGTCAACGCGCGGCAGAAAAACGTGGAAAGCTTCGGCATAACAGAAACGCTGTTCACGCGCGTCGAACTCGGCTACAACGCAAGCAGATTCGGCACAGGCTCGCTGCAAAGCGACGTTCTCGCCTACGCGGGGGCGAACATAGAGCGCAACGACGTTTGGCTGCACACGCTCAACGCCCGCGTAAACGTAATCCGCGAAAACGATTTCGACACAAAGTTCCTGCCCGCAATCACGCTCGGCGCGCACTTTAAATACAACGACGGAATCTCCGAAATAAACAAAAATCTCGGCGGACTCCTGACCAACATAGGCTACAACCGCGACTGGGGCGTGGAATTCACCGCGACGGCGTCCAAAACTTTCGTCGTCTACGGACACCCGCTCATTTTCTCGATTACAGGCCGCGCGACCGACGCCGCAAACCTCGGCTACACGGGCTATTCGGGCAAGTACGAATTTTCGGCGGAGGGCAACGTGGTCTTCGGCATAACCGACTGGCTGTTTGCGGCGTTCGAATACCGCCAGAAAATCAACCAGTTCGACGAAGTGTACGCGGGCGGCAAAGAGCTTATCGGCAACGAAAACGACTGGTGGACGGTCGGGCTTGCGGCGGTCGTCTCGCCCCACCTGACGCTGACGGCAGGCTACGGACACCTCGGCACGGTTCTGAACACGCGCGAAAATACCGCTTGGGCGGCGTCGATAAAGTACGAATTCTAAACCATGAAAAACAGTTTCGAAATTCCTACTACGAAAGCCGCGGCCTCGCAAGAGGCGCGGCGTTTTATTGAATCGCTCCCGCCCGACTTCGCGCAGGCGCAGTCGGACGCGCTCGACGAAGCCGTCGCGGGAAATTCGGCAAAACTCGACGCCGTGCGCGAGGGCAGAAAAACGCCAACCGACGTGCGCGACGATTTGTATATGCTCGAAATCCGCAAAAAATTCGGCGGCACAGATTCGAAAATCCGCGTCTACCTGCCGAAAAATTCTGAGGGCGACATGCCGATAGTTGTCTACTATCACGGCGGCGGCTGGTGCATAAACTCGGTCGAAAGCTGCGCGAGAATCTGCCAAGACATAGCGGAGAAAAACAACGCCATTGTGGTCTCGCCCGACTATCGGCTCGCGCCCGAACACCCATTCCCCGCCGCGAACTCCGACGCGACGGAAACGCTAGACTGGACAATTGCAAACGCCGAAAAATTCGGCGGCAACCCGCGCAGAATCTTCACCGCGGGCGACAGCGCGGGCGGACACCTCGCGGCGGTAGCCGCCCTTGCGCGACCGAAAGCCGTGCGCGGCGCAATCCTGATTTACCCCGCGCTCGACCTCACCGCAAAAAGGCGGCCGTCGCGCTCGCTCTTCGCAAAGGGCTTCTGCCTCAACGGCGACCTCATGGACAAATTCACCGCCGCGTACATACCCTCGGAGGAACAACGCGCAACGCCCGAAGCGTCGCCGATTTTAGCCGACAAATCGAACTTCCCCGACGCCCTGATAATTTCGTCGCAATGCGATATTCTGCGCGACGAAGCCGAAGAATTCGCCCGCTCCCTCGACGCCGCAAAACGCAACGTGCGCTACGTCTGCGTGGAGGGCGCAACGCACCTGTTCATCACCCAAAAGGGAATGGACAAAGCGTACGCGCGGGCGCTGGCGGAAATCTCGGAATTCGTGGAGTCGGCGCAATAAAAACTTCTCGACAAACACTTCCGATTCGATAGAGTATAATGGCAATGAAAATTTCCACAAGAGGTAGATACGGACTGCGAATCATGCTCGACCTCGCCCAGCACGACGGCGACCAGCCGCGCATGATTGGCGACATCTGCAAGGCGCAGGACCTGTCGAAAAAATACGTCGGCAGACTGATTCTCAAACTGCGCAACGCGGGCATGATTGCCTCGGTTCGCGGGGCGAAGGGCGGCTATAAAATCAAGCGAATGCCCAAACACATCACATTGCTTGAAATCATCGAAACAATGGAGGGCCCGATTTCGATTGTCGATTGTGTGCGCTGCCCGCGCAAATGCAAACGCTCCGAAAACTGCATAGCCCGCGACATCTGGGGAGAGCTGAACGAAAAAATCAGAAAGACACTCGAATCGCTCACGCTCCAAGACATAATCAACCGCCACGCGGACATCGAAGACTACTGCATTTAGCGCGTTTTTTCGCCCCCCGCCCGCGGCAAACGCAAGAATGCCGCCGCTTAAATAGAAAACAACAATCCCATTAAAAACATCGAAGCCCCGAAAAATTCGGGGCTTTTTCTTTGCGCGGATAGGC
The Opitutia bacterium KCR 482 genome window above contains:
- a CDS encoding alpha/beta hydrolase; its protein translation is MKNSFEIPTTKAAASQEARRFIESLPPDFAQAQSDALDEAVAGNSAKLDAVREGRKTPTDVRDDLYMLEIRKKFGGTDSKIRVYLPKNSEGDMPIVVYYHGGGWCINSVESCARICQDIAEKNNAIVVSPDYRLAPEHPFPAANSDATETLDWTIANAEKFGGNPRRIFTAGDSAGGHLAAVAALARPKAVRGAILIYPALDLTAKRRPSRSLFAKGFCLNGDLMDKFTAAYIPSEEQRATPEASPILADKSNFPDALIISSQCDILRDEAEEFARSLDAAKRNVRYVCVEGATHLFITQKGMDKAYARALAEISEFVESAQ
- a CDS encoding Rrf2 family transcriptional regulator; the encoded protein is MKISTRGRYGLRIMLDLAQHDGDQPRMIGDICKAQDLSKKYVGRLILKLRNAGMIASVRGAKGGYKIKRMPKHITLLEIIETMEGPISIVDCVRCPRKCKRSENCIARDIWGELNEKIRKTLESLTLQDIINRHADIEDYCI
- a CDS encoding DUF3034 family protein, translating into MKNKKALLAYALLALSPITYAASSEAAVEANAAPAEKAEAPKAAPEKGAPLPLLTIDGVGGVVLTPIAYLVNPGAEGTEIGLPSIGATYVNARQKNVESFGITETLFTRVELGYNASRFGTGSLQSDVLAYAGANIERNDVWLHTLNARVNVIRENDFDTKFLPAITLGAHFKYNDGISEINKNLGGLLTNIGYNRDWGVEFTATASKTFVVYGHPLIFSITGRATDAANLGYTGYSGKYEFSAEGNVVFGITDWLFAAFEYRQKINQFDEVYAGGKELIGNENDWWTVGLAAVVSPHLTLTAGYGHLGTVLNTRENTAWAASIKYEF